GGAAGCGCGAGATCGCGTGCGCGCCGCCTTGAGGACCGCCGGATACGAGTTCCCCAACGCGCGGGTCATCGTCAATCTGGCGCCTGCACCTCTACGCAAGCACGGCACCGGCTTCGACCTGCCCATCGCTCTGGCGGTCCTCTGCGCAACTGGGCAGATACCTGCCACCACATTCGCCGACCTCTCGGCCGTCGGTGAGCTCGGACTCGATGCCACGGTGCGCGATGTCCCGGGCATGCTCGCCCACGCGATCTCGGCTGCCTCACAGGGCAGGGAACTTCTCGGGCCCGCCGGCTCGGAGGATGTCGTGTCGGTCGTCCCTGGGCTCGGGTTCAGAGCTCTTGCGGACCTCGGTTCCCTGCGTGCAGGGCTCCCCGATACACTCACGGTCCAACGGGGCGGACCCCCTGGGCCACAGCCGTTGTCGGTCAGACTTGAAGACATCGCGGGACATGAGACGGCGAAGCGATGCCTTGAGGTGGCCGCTGCAGGAGGACATCATCTGCTGATGACGGGCCCGCCCGGATCCGGGAAGACCATGCTTGCCAGAGCGCTCGCCGGACTGCTTCCGCCGCTTCAAGACAAGGAGCGCCTGGAGTCAGCGCTCATACACTCGGTGGCAGGGATCGACCCACGCGCCATCATCGAGGGTGCGCGTCCGTTCCGCGCTCCCCACCATTCCTGTACCGTTGCCGGGCTTGTCGGTGGGGGCACGCCGCCCCGACCCGGGGAGATCAGCCTCGCGCACAACGGAGTGCTCTTCTTGGACGAGATCGCGGAGTTCGCGCCAGCCGCGCTCCAGGCGTTGCGGCAACCCATCGAGGAGGGGGTCGTCACCCTCGTACGCGCGAACGGTGCCATCAGGTACCCCGCACGCGTCACTCTGGCGGCGGCCATGAACCCATGCCCCTGTGGTTATGCAGGGGACCCGGAGCGTGTGTGCAGATGCTCTGAGGGAGCCGTGTCCCGGTACCTCGGCCGCATCGGTGGCCCCATGTACGACCGTATCGACATATCGGTGCGAGTGGACCGGATCGACCCGTCGCTGCTGCTCGAGCATGGAGCGAAGCGCCCTTCGACCGACGACGTGCGAGGAAGGGTCGTACGTGCACGAACGTTCGCGGCCTCACGCCCTCCGGGTGACCTCCGCGGGTCCCTCACGCACGAAGCGCGGGCATACCTGGCCTCTGCCGCGCGCGCCTCGTGCCTTTCGGGGCGCGCAGTCACCCGTGTCCTCAGAGTCGCTCGCACACTCGCGGACCTGGAGACCTGTGACGACATCGGATCGGATCACCTGAGCGAAGCGCTGGCGTACCGTTGCTGGGAGCAGTCGTGAGGGGTGGCCGCTTCGTTCTTCGGCTCGGGACGCCGGGGTATCCCGAGTTGCTCGCCCGTACGCCTGACCCCCCGGAGCGGCTCTACGGGGTCGGTGACCCCGGCGCGCTCGTGCCCGGTCTGGCTATCGTAGGATCACGGAAGGCCACACCGTACGGACTACGATGCGCGCGCATGTTCGCCGAGTGGGCGGCGCGGTCGGGCATCACGGTCATCTCGGGAGCCGCGGTCGGCTGCGATACAGAGGCGCACCGCACCGCGCTTGCCACCGGGGGTCCGTCGGTCGCTGTACTCGGGTGCGGCCCCGACATCGATTACCCCCGCAGGTCCGCACAAGAACTCGCCACCATGCGTGCGGAGCATGCGGTCGTCTCCGAGTATCCCTTCGGACACCAGCCCACCCGTTGGACGTTCGTGCGCCGGAACCGCATCATCGCAGGCCTGTCTCACGCGGTGCTGGTGGTCGAGGCGGGACTCCCCAGTGGTACCTTCTCCACTGCCGACGCGGCACTCGATGCCGGAAGGGAGGTCGTGGCCGTGCCGGGATCCATCTTCTCTCCCGAGTCACGTGGCGCGAACCGTCTCATCAGGCAGGGCGCCGCGATGGCAACCGATCCCGCTGAGCTCGCGGCGCTCCTCGGATGGGAGGGGTCCCTTCCCGCCACCACAGCCGTGTGCACGGATCCAGCCGTCCGCGCCCTCACAGCGGACCCGATGCGTCCGGACGACCTCGCTCGCCCTCTGGGTGTCGACATCGTGTCGATGGCAAGGACGCTCGGTAGTCTCGAGGCACAGGGACTGATCGCACGATACCCTGACGGACGGTACGGTGTGACGTGATACCCTACGCCGCAACCTGATGATGTCGTCCGTATGATCGGAGAGTGGTTGTGGAGCCTGTCACGGTCGTCGGCGCGGGTCTTGCGGGCTCAGAAGCGGCGTGGCAACTCGCACGTCGCGGCGTGCCGGTTCGCCTCCACGAGATGCGCCCGATCCGTACGGGGCCCGCGCATCACACCGATCGCTTCGCAGAACTCGTATGCTCCAATTCCCTGAAGAGCGACGACCCGGCCACCGCCGCGGGACTCCTCAAACGCGAGCTCGCCGATCTGGGTTCTCTCATCCTCGCGACAGCACGCGACACGGCCGTTCCTGCCGGTGGTGCGCTTGCGGTCGATCGTTCGGCGTTCAGTGAAGCCATCACCGCAGCCATCGAAGGACATCCGCTCATCACCGTGGTGCACTCCGAGGTAGAACGGATGCCCGATGGCGATGCCATCATCGCCGCCGGCCCGCTGGCGAGCGACACGTTGATGGATGCGCTCTCCCGGATCGTCGGCAGCGAACACCGCTCGTTCTTCGATGCTGCAGCGCCTATCGTGGAGGCGCAGAGCGTGGACCGCAGTCAGGTGTTCGAAGCCTCGCGGTGGGGGAAGGGCGGGCAGGCGGACTACCTCAACTGCCCCATGTCCCGGACGCAATATGAGTCGTTCGTGGCCGAGTTGGTGGGCGCTCAGCGTGTCACCCTGCGTGACTTCGAGCGACGAGAGCTCTTCCAGGCGTGCCAGCCCGTCGAGGAGATCGCCCGCACCGGCCTCGACGCGCTCAGGTTCGGTGCGCTCAAGCCTGTGGGCCTGGTCGATCCACGCAACGGCGAGCCGCCCTGGGCCGTCGTGCAGCTCCGCGCGGAGAACAGGGGGCACACCGCGTACAACCTGGTCGGGTTCCAGACGAACCTGACTTTCGCCGAGCAGGATCGTGTCTTCCGGATGATTCCCGGTCTCGATGGAGCGGTCTTCCTTCGACACGGCGTCATGCACCGAAACACGTTCATCGACGCACCCCGTGTCCTGGGACCGGACCTGTCTCTCCGCGCGCTGCCACGGCTCCGTGTCGCCGGCCAGCTCAGTGGCACGGAGGGATACCTCGAGGCCGCGGCCACCGGGCTGCTTGCAGCCCTCAACACCTGGGCCATGCGCAACGGCTCCGACCCTGTCGTGCTACCGCCCACCACTGCGCTCGGTTCGCTCATCGCCTATGCCACCGATCCCAACACCCGACCGTACCAGCCGATGCATGTGAACTTCGGCCTGCTTCCCCCGCTTGATCCACCGGTCAAAGGCAAACGGTCGCGGTATGCTGCATACAGCGAACGTGCGCGTGGCGACATGGCTGCCTATCTCGATAGACGCCAGGACCTTATCCAACGCGGCCGGGACGGCGAGATCGGCTGAGGAGGATAGACCGGTGGAACGCCCTTCGACCGAAAGCCTCATAGATGAGTTCATCGTCCACCTTCGGGTGGAACGGAACCTGTCACCCCGGACCATCGCCGCGTACACGTCGGACCTCGCGGGATTCTCCGACTGGGCCGCGCGCGAAGGCGTCCATCCCCTCGATGCCGACCACCGCCGCCTGCGTCGCTACCTCGCCGAGCTGGACCGCGCCCGCTACGCCAGACGCACCGTGGCGCGTCGTCTCGCATCCGTGCGGGCCTTCTACCGATACCTCGTCAGACGTGGATACCTCGCGGGAAGTCCTGCCGCGGTCCTGTCCACTCCGAAGATCCCCAAGCGTTTGCCCGACGTGGCGCCTGAGCCGTTTCTTGACGAACTCCTGTCGCTCCCGGACACCTCGACGCCACAAGGCCTTCGAGACCGTGCGATCCTGGAGCTTCTCTACGCCAGCGGAGTCAGGGTCTCGGAGCTCACCGGCCTCGATCTCGGAGACGTGGACACCGCCAGCGGAACCGTTCGTGTGATGGGCAAGGGCTCGCGCGAGCGCATAGTCCCCATCCACCGGCTCGCCGTGAGCCGGGTCGTCGAGTACATGCGGCAGGGACGACCCTCGCTCGACAAAGGCGCGGGGGAGACCGCTCTGTTCCTTAACCGTCTTGGCACGCGTCTCTCCCCCTCGGGAGTGCGGCGGATGCTTGACCGTCACCTCTCCTCGATCGCACAGACACGTCACCTCACCCCGCACGATCTGCGCCACTCGTTCGCCACTCACCTGCTGGAGGGCGGCGCGGATCTGAGAACGGTTCAGGAGCTGCTCGGTCACGTTGCGCTGGCAACCACCCAGATTTATACTCACGTGAGTACCAGGCACCTCCGTGAGGTGCATCGAGGGGCACATCCGCGGGCCTGACGGAGGTCCACATCGTATGAGGAACGATCCCAAGGCGGATCTTGCCGCTGCGTGGGAGTCTTTCAAGGCAGACGACGACATCCGGGCACGCGACCGGTTGATAATCGCGTATTCACCGCTCGTCAAGTACGTGGCAGGACGTCTCTCGTCCGGTCTTCCACAGACCGTCGACACGGCCGATCTGGTCTCGTACGGCATCTTCGGACTCATCGACGCCATCGAGAAGTTCGATCCCGAGCGGGGGATCAAGTTCGAGACCTACGCGATCGCACGCATCAAGGGCGCCATAATCGATGAGCTGCGCGCCATGGACTGGGTCCCGCGATCAGTGCGCTCCCGCGCCAGGGATTTCGAGGCCGCCTACATTGCGCTCGAGAACCGGTTCAAGCGCGTTCCCTCGGATAACGAGATCGCGCGTGAGATGGGGGTCTCGTCCCAGGAACTCCGCGCCATACTCACCAAGCTGTCATACACGTCGGTCATTTCCTTCGAGGAGATGTGGTCATCCGGCGCCGATCACGACGACCGCATGGACCCGTTCGGCTCGATACCCGACGAGACCGCCGACGACCCGGTCCACATGCTGGAGAGCGCTGAGCTCAAGGAGATACTCGCTGGCGCGATCGATCGACTCCCTGATCGCGAGAAGACGGTCATCGCGTTGTACTATTACGAAGGACTCACGCTCAAGGAGATCGGCAGTGTACTCGGTGTCACCGAGTCGCGCGTGAGTCAGATGCACACCAAGGCGGTGCTGAGGCTCCGGGCGCGACTGCACGCAGCTCAGGGTTTCCTGCCCGTCGGCTAGCACACGCACTGGGGGAACGGAGCTCTATATGGCAGGTAGACGCGTGCTCATCGTGGAGGACACCGACCTTCT
Above is a window of Anaerosoma tenue DNA encoding:
- the dprA gene encoding DNA-processing protein DprA; protein product: MRGGRFVLRLGTPGYPELLARTPDPPERLYGVGDPGALVPGLAIVGSRKATPYGLRCARMFAEWAARSGITVISGAAVGCDTEAHRTALATGGPSVAVLGCGPDIDYPRRSAQELATMRAEHAVVSEYPFGHQPTRWTFVRRNRIIAGLSHAVLVVEAGLPSGTFSTADAALDAGREVVAVPGSIFSPESRGANRLIRQGAAMATDPAELAALLGWEGSLPATTAVCTDPAVRALTADPMRPDDLARPLGVDIVSMARTLGSLEAQGLIARYPDGRYGVT
- the trmFO gene encoding methylenetetrahydrofolate--tRNA-(uracil(54)-C(5))-methyltransferase (FADH(2)-oxidizing) TrmFO, with amino-acid sequence MVVEPVTVVGAGLAGSEAAWQLARRGVPVRLHEMRPIRTGPAHHTDRFAELVCSNSLKSDDPATAAGLLKRELADLGSLILATARDTAVPAGGALAVDRSAFSEAITAAIEGHPLITVVHSEVERMPDGDAIIAAGPLASDTLMDALSRIVGSEHRSFFDAAAPIVEAQSVDRSQVFEASRWGKGGQADYLNCPMSRTQYESFVAELVGAQRVTLRDFERRELFQACQPVEEIARTGLDALRFGALKPVGLVDPRNGEPPWAVVQLRAENRGHTAYNLVGFQTNLTFAEQDRVFRMIPGLDGAVFLRHGVMHRNTFIDAPRVLGPDLSLRALPRLRVAGQLSGTEGYLEAAATGLLAALNTWAMRNGSDPVVLPPTTALGSLIAYATDPNTRPYQPMHVNFGLLPPLDPPVKGKRSRYAAYSERARGDMAAYLDRRQDLIQRGRDGEIG
- a CDS encoding YifB family Mg chelatase-like AAA ATPase, which encodes MQATITTATLHGVEAVPVEVQADVSSGLPVFGIVGLPDAAVQEARDRVRAALRTAGYEFPNARVIVNLAPAPLRKHGTGFDLPIALAVLCATGQIPATTFADLSAVGELGLDATVRDVPGMLAHAISAASQGRELLGPAGSEDVVSVVPGLGFRALADLGSLRAGLPDTLTVQRGGPPGPQPLSVRLEDIAGHETAKRCLEVAAAGGHHLLMTGPPGSGKTMLARALAGLLPPLQDKERLESALIHSVAGIDPRAIIEGARPFRAPHHSCTVAGLVGGGTPPRPGEISLAHNGVLFLDEIAEFAPAALQALRQPIEEGVVTLVRANGAIRYPARVTLAAAMNPCPCGYAGDPERVCRCSEGAVSRYLGRIGGPMYDRIDISVRVDRIDPSLLLEHGAKRPSTDDVRGRVVRARTFAASRPPGDLRGSLTHEARAYLASAARASCLSGRAVTRVLRVARTLADLETCDDIGSDHLSEALAYRCWEQS
- a CDS encoding tyrosine recombinase, with amino-acid sequence MERPSTESLIDEFIVHLRVERNLSPRTIAAYTSDLAGFSDWAAREGVHPLDADHRRLRRYLAELDRARYARRTVARRLASVRAFYRYLVRRGYLAGSPAAVLSTPKIPKRLPDVAPEPFLDELLSLPDTSTPQGLRDRAILELLYASGVRVSELTGLDLGDVDTASGTVRVMGKGSRERIVPIHRLAVSRVVEYMRQGRPSLDKGAGETALFLNRLGTRLSPSGVRRMLDRHLSSIAQTRHLTPHDLRHSFATHLLEGGADLRTVQELLGHVALATTQIYTHVSTRHLREVHRGAHPRA
- the whiG gene encoding RNA polymerase sigma factor WhiG, which translates into the protein MRNDPKADLAAAWESFKADDDIRARDRLIIAYSPLVKYVAGRLSSGLPQTVDTADLVSYGIFGLIDAIEKFDPERGIKFETYAIARIKGAIIDELRAMDWVPRSVRSRARDFEAAYIALENRFKRVPSDNEIAREMGVSSQELRAILTKLSYTSVISFEEMWSSGADHDDRMDPFGSIPDETADDPVHMLESAELKEILAGAIDRLPDREKTVIALYYYEGLTLKEIGSVLGVTESRVSQMHTKAVLRLRARLHAAQGFLPVG